One genomic region from Dehalobacter restrictus DSM 9455 encodes:
- the cbiQ gene encoding cobalt ECF transporter T component CbiQ, translating to MINIDNYAYASKLKRKNPMEKVAFALLTLGVCLWGNSILLSLVVLLIMTWLSVRKGGIPLRFFLKLMLLPMSFLILGVLMIAFQISNDPQQFVMSVPVFGTFLGFSKIGIETAAQLFFRALGAVSCLYYLSLNTPMVDLLSVLRKLKCPKILVELMSLIYRFIFVLMETAETMYTAQNSRLGYSSLKAGYHSLGALASTLFIRAYKRSDEIFTAMEARGYDGDIEVLEELAPFSWQGFLPAVLINMILIGSVLLGRQYIGGLL from the coding sequence ATGATAAATATTGACAATTACGCCTATGCTTCAAAACTGAAACGTAAAAATCCGATGGAAAAAGTTGCCTTTGCTTTGTTGACCCTGGGTGTCTGTCTTTGGGGGAATTCCATCCTGCTCTCGCTTGTAGTTTTACTGATCATGACGTGGTTGTCCGTCAGGAAGGGTGGGATCCCGCTCCGCTTTTTTCTTAAACTGATGCTCCTGCCGATGTCATTCTTAATCTTGGGAGTGCTTATGATAGCCTTTCAAATCTCAAATGATCCCCAGCAGTTTGTTATGTCTGTGCCGGTGTTCGGTACATTTTTAGGATTTTCTAAAATCGGTATAGAGACAGCCGCACAGCTATTCTTCAGGGCCTTAGGAGCGGTATCCTGCTTATATTATTTGTCCCTGAATACGCCGATGGTTGACCTCCTATCTGTACTGCGGAAGCTGAAATGTCCTAAAATTCTGGTGGAATTGATGAGTTTAATTTATCGGTTTATTTTTGTATTGATGGAAACAGCGGAGACAATGTATACGGCTCAAAATTCCCGCTTAGGTTATTCCAGCCTGAAAGCGGGGTATCATTCGTTGGGGGCTCTGGCATCAACTCTTTTTATCCGGGCCTACAAACGCTCGGATGAGATTTTTACGGCGATGGAAGCCAGGGGATATGACGGGGATATTGAAGTATTGGAAGAACTGGCTCCTTTCTCTTGGCAGGGTTTCTTACCAGCAGTATTGATAAATATGATTTTGATCGGTTCCGTATTGTTGGGAAGGCAGTATATAGGGGGATTGCTTTGA
- a CDS encoding ABC transporter ATP-binding protein, with protein sequence MNNVILAEKMDVGYEKTVVVENVDLRGIKGQLICLLGPNGAGKSTILRTLSGLLAPVSGTVYINGSDLKSIKKPELAKKLAVVLTEQVSLGLLTVFEIAAMGRFPHTNLIGKLSDEDKGIIQEALQAVNAVHLRDRYYAELSDGEKQKVMIARALIQQPELIVLDEPTSHLDVKHKVEVISILRRLCLEKGITVVLSLHDIDLAIKGCETILLIQDGKIAAQGTPEEIIKAGTIQSLYEIEGAQYNELLGSLEFFSRQYPEIFIAGGNGTGAGVYRALSRAGYGMCCGVLHSNDIDIHIGKALGCEIIEEEAFNAIHEDKYHQAREIMKTVDYMIDTGFPVGSINQRNMDLVIEAVKMGKTVFSLFPKEHAFKRYGEWTDKIRYCSKAAEVTKCIEDKKTMERV encoded by the coding sequence GTGAATAATGTGATTCTTGCTGAGAAAATGGATGTCGGATATGAAAAAACGGTGGTGGTGGAAAATGTCGACCTCCGGGGCATCAAGGGACAGCTAATTTGCCTGCTTGGTCCCAACGGAGCCGGAAAATCCACCATCCTGAGAACGCTGTCCGGGCTTCTTGCGCCTGTCAGCGGGACAGTGTATATCAACGGCAGTGATTTAAAAAGCATTAAAAAACCAGAATTGGCGAAAAAGTTAGCTGTAGTCTTGACAGAACAGGTATCGTTAGGTCTGCTTACCGTTTTTGAAATTGCAGCTATGGGACGCTTTCCGCATACCAACCTGATCGGCAAATTGTCGGACGAGGACAAAGGAATTATTCAGGAAGCCCTGCAGGCGGTAAATGCCGTCCATTTGAGGGACAGATATTACGCTGAACTCAGTGACGGTGAAAAACAAAAAGTGATGATTGCCCGCGCCTTGATCCAGCAGCCGGAGCTGATTGTTCTCGACGAACCAACAAGCCACCTGGATGTCAAACATAAAGTTGAAGTCATCAGTATCCTGCGCAGGTTATGCCTGGAAAAAGGCATAACGGTCGTGCTCTCGCTCCATGACATTGATCTGGCCATTAAAGGCTGTGAAACCATCCTGCTGATCCAGGACGGAAAAATTGCAGCCCAGGGTACGCCTGAGGAAATCATCAAGGCCGGAACGATTCAATCGTTGTATGAGATTGAAGGGGCGCAATACAATGAATTGCTGGGAAGCCTGGAATTTTTCAGCCGTCAGTATCCCGAGATTTTTATTGCAGGGGGGAATGGAACGGGCGCAGGCGTGTATCGTGCGCTTTCCCGGGCCGGATACGGAATGTGCTGCGGGGTGCTGCACAGCAATGATATTGATATCCATATCGGTAAGGCCTTAGGTTGTGAAATTATTGAGGAAGAGGCTTTTAACGCCATCCATGAAGATAAATATCATCAGGCCAGGGAGATTATGAAAACCGTGGATTATATGATTGATACAGGTTTTCCGGTAGGAAGCATCAATCAGCGCAATATGGACCTGGTGATTGAAGCGGTGAAAATGGGGAAAACCGTATTCTCCTTGTTCCCGAAAGAACATGCATTCAAGCGTTACGGGGAGTGGACGGATAAAATCCGCTATTGCTCGAAAGCGGCGGAAGTTACCAAATGCATTGAAGACAAAAAAACAATGGAAAGGGTGTGA
- a CDS encoding energy-coupling factor ABC transporter substrate-binding protein — MNNTYDKQGNKKRITTNLILIVIVILLAVIPLIIAKDAEFGGADGQAETAITEINPEYNPWFSSIFEPPSGEIESLLFALQAALGSGILFYGLGYLKGRSKKEENRNKA; from the coding sequence AACAGGGCAATAAAAAAAGAATTACTACCAATCTTATCTTGATTGTTATTGTTATCCTGCTGGCTGTCATTCCGCTTATTATCGCTAAAGATGCGGAATTCGGCGGAGCGGATGGCCAAGCCGAAACTGCGATTACCGAGATTAACCCTGAATACAACCCCTGGTTTTCTTCAATTTTTGAGCCTCCCAGCGGTGAAATTGAAAGCTTGTTGTTTGCTCTGCAAGCAGCGTTAGGTTCCGGCATTCTCTTTTATGGACTGGGTTACCTGAAAGGGCGCAGTAAAAAAGAAGAGAACAGAAATAAAGCTTAG
- a CDS encoding ABC transporter substrate-binding protein: MIKYQKNFFIVVILIMICSLIVAGCSAGSQESNKPLTGKEVSLSYTNAFKIADYGNNIKLLTDAENNQFLLVPEGVKTPKIPEAAGATVINTPLKKVVYCSTTQVGLLQAIFSDKDWDSIAAVTTDTAEWYVDEVKTRMENGTIQYVGTGGMADPDFEKIQALNPDMVFVYTGDYGLQKTLAKMKELHIPCVVVNDYTEPTDMGRLEWLKFLGAFYNKDQKAAGFIEEKAAMLQEITAAVKDKPSPKVVYGMVYDGKVYITDGGSYVAKQIKEAGGDYVFANVNPDKTGSSQISMEEFYEKGKDADVFIYSSMVAYMPSVESLLKAEPLLKDFKAVKNGKVYCFAPWYYMSINKTIEGVKDMASLFHEGLYPEWKLVMFQQLPGK; encoded by the coding sequence ATGATTAAGTATCAAAAGAATTTTTTTATTGTCGTCATACTGATTATGATTTGTTCGCTGATAGTGGCAGGCTGTTCCGCCGGAAGCCAGGAAAGCAATAAGCCCTTAACCGGCAAAGAGGTCAGTTTAAGTTATACAAACGCATTTAAGATTGCTGATTATGGCAACAATATCAAGCTGTTGACGGATGCGGAAAACAATCAGTTCCTGCTGGTGCCGGAAGGAGTGAAGACACCTAAAATACCGGAGGCCGCAGGGGCGACGGTTATCAATACACCGCTGAAAAAGGTAGTTTACTGTTCGACCACACAGGTAGGCTTGCTTCAGGCAATATTCTCAGACAAGGACTGGGACAGTATTGCCGCCGTCACTACAGATACAGCAGAATGGTATGTTGATGAAGTGAAAACGCGCATGGAGAATGGAACGATTCAATATGTCGGCACAGGGGGCATGGCAGATCCGGATTTTGAAAAGATCCAAGCACTGAACCCCGATATGGTCTTTGTCTATACCGGAGATTACGGACTGCAGAAAACGCTCGCCAAAATGAAGGAACTTCATATCCCCTGCGTGGTCGTCAATGATTATACGGAACCTACGGATATGGGACGTCTGGAATGGCTGAAATTTTTAGGCGCGTTCTACAACAAGGACCAGAAAGCCGCCGGCTTTATTGAAGAGAAAGCGGCGATGCTGCAGGAAATCACAGCTGCCGTTAAAGATAAGCCGAGTCCAAAAGTTGTCTATGGCATGGTCTACGATGGCAAGGTGTATATTACCGACGGCGGATCCTATGTGGCAAAACAAATAAAGGAAGCCGGGGGAGATTATGTATTTGCGAATGTTAACCCGGATAAAACCGGCAGTTCCCAAATTTCCATGGAAGAATTCTATGAGAAAGGCAAGGATGCGGACGTATTTATTTATTCCTCAATGGTTGCCTATATGCCCTCCGTCGAGAGCCTGCTAAAGGCCGAACCGTTATTAAAAGATTTTAAAGCTGTCAAGAACGGAAAAGTGTATTGCTTCGCTCCTTGGTACTACATGTCGATTAACAAAACGATTGAAGGCGTGAAAGATATGGCCTCGCTCTTCCATGAAGGACTTTACCCGGAATGGAAACTTGTCATGTTCCAACAGCTGCCGGGAAAATAG
- a CDS encoding ABC transporter substrate-binding protein, producing the protein MKRKSQLQCFLILTMVLTLLVMPLGCAKETAQMDSGIAAAIGSVKDVKAMYPAGSSMNLKFAKNFSIAYLEDGMKLVTDGQKRQMLLLQEGQQAPAEYKELPTVTLPLSQAIYSSSTQVGYLRAFDNDMLFDSIVGVRMKAEDWDFDAMKNRMLSGQIKDIGDNTTTSTSYNHEIIQSLNPKLVFTSQGMGTEQQKLMEMLNQAGIPYLFDGSSTELDYRGTMEWLKFYAAFYNLEKEADIYFDQAIARIDEMKEKVKDAPKPKVGWGIISMGKVYVENGGSKSAQMVRDAGAEYIFNDIGAGQDGVTSISVEELYNRLAEADIFLNRGMPKYGPDIKSITDQAPVLAELPCFKDKKVWQITDSYWSTYHNIDQKYIELAAIFHPDLYPDYQFKNFILMPDVAE; encoded by the coding sequence ATGAAAAGAAAATCTCAATTGCAATGTTTTTTAATTTTAACAATGGTACTAACTTTGCTGGTGATGCCCCTGGGGTGTGCCAAAGAGACTGCGCAAATGGATTCCGGTATAGCCGCCGCCATCGGCAGTGTTAAAGATGTGAAAGCCATGTATCCTGCCGGGAGCAGCATGAATTTGAAATTTGCCAAAAACTTCAGCATTGCGTACCTGGAAGACGGCATGAAACTTGTTACCGACGGCCAGAAGAGACAAATGCTTCTCCTGCAGGAAGGACAGCAGGCGCCTGCGGAATACAAAGAATTACCAACAGTCACCCTGCCTTTAAGTCAGGCGATCTACTCCAGTTCGACACAGGTCGGTTATCTGCGGGCGTTTGATAACGATATGCTGTTTGACAGTATCGTCGGCGTTCGGATGAAAGCGGAAGACTGGGACTTTGATGCGATGAAGAACCGTATGCTGAGCGGGCAAATCAAGGATATCGGCGATAATACCACGACAAGTACCAGCTATAACCATGAAATTATTCAATCCTTAAATCCAAAACTTGTTTTTACGAGCCAGGGAATGGGGACAGAGCAGCAGAAACTGATGGAAATGCTGAATCAGGCAGGGATTCCTTATTTGTTCGACGGGTCGAGTACGGAGCTTGATTATCGGGGAACGATGGAATGGCTGAAATTCTATGCGGCCTTTTACAATCTGGAAAAAGAAGCAGACATTTACTTTGATCAGGCGATCGCCCGGATTGACGAAATGAAAGAAAAGGTCAAGGACGCTCCGAAACCGAAGGTCGGCTGGGGAATCATCAGTATGGGCAAAGTCTATGTGGAAAACGGCGGCTCCAAAAGTGCGCAAATGGTCAGAGACGCAGGCGCTGAATATATTTTTAACGATATTGGCGCCGGTCAGGACGGTGTGACGAGCATCAGCGTTGAGGAGCTTTACAACCGTCTGGCGGAAGCGGATATTTTCCTCAACAGAGGGATGCCGAAATATGGGCCGGATATAAAATCCATCACGGATCAGGCCCCGGTCTTGGCTGAGCTGCCTTGTTTCAAAGATAAAAAAGTCTGGCAGATTACGGATAGTTACTGGAGTACGTACCATAATATCGACCAAAAATATATTGAACTGGCGGCGATCTTTCATCCTGATCTTTATCCGGATTATCAGTTTAAAAACTTCATCCTGATGCCGGATGTTGCGGAGTAA
- a CDS encoding adenosylcobinamide amidohydrolase → MKIHTLSTGDEVHRYQKSIIIPFQEDRKVLSTSVLNGGYSEKLKAAFNHDSNPGEGMTCSLRTDSYLNDLKLLAAEIGLDPETVTGISTAASMDNVSIKTVSYDNLTVTAIVTGGVEVNGGRVGDPASYHEAQGKTVMTKEGTINIILNIDADLLPGTLTRALVTCTEAKTAALQELMAGSNYSRGLATGSGTDGTIIIANSQSDLKLTYAGKHSKLGELIGLAVKPAVKEALFLQTGLCPKSQHSMLRRLKRFGITEDSIWNKHCDLGEKALVKPLFIQQLEILDREEELVALTSLYVHLMDQADWELISPGRAAQEGKAIADRIRQKYGLDVEYTYCWQSAEETITGMLENFADLTARITTVCSD, encoded by the coding sequence ATGAAAATTCATACTTTATCGACTGGGGATGAAGTCCACAGGTATCAAAAGAGCATCATCATTCCGTTCCAAGAGGACCGCAAGGTGCTAAGCACCTCCGTTCTAAACGGAGGATACAGCGAAAAGCTCAAAGCGGCCTTCAACCACGATTCCAATCCGGGAGAAGGGATGACCTGCTCGCTTAGGACAGATTCCTACCTGAACGACCTGAAGCTGCTTGCCGCAGAGATCGGCCTCGATCCGGAAACGGTGACGGGCATTTCCACCGCCGCGTCGATGGATAATGTTTCGATCAAAACGGTTTCTTATGATAATCTCACGGTGACCGCCATTGTCACCGGAGGAGTGGAAGTCAACGGCGGGAGGGTCGGAGACCCGGCATCTTACCATGAAGCTCAGGGCAAAACCGTCATGACAAAGGAAGGAACCATCAATATTATCCTGAATATCGATGCGGATTTACTCCCAGGTACGTTGACCCGCGCTTTGGTAACCTGCACGGAGGCCAAAACGGCCGCCTTGCAGGAGCTGATGGCGGGAAGCAATTACTCCCGGGGGTTAGCGACAGGTTCAGGAACAGACGGTACGATTATCATTGCCAACAGCCAATCCGATTTAAAACTGACCTATGCGGGCAAACACAGCAAGCTGGGTGAACTGATCGGCTTAGCGGTGAAGCCGGCCGTCAAAGAGGCGCTGTTTTTGCAGACCGGTTTATGTCCAAAAAGCCAGCACAGTATGCTGCGACGCTTGAAACGCTTTGGCATCACGGAAGATAGTATCTGGAACAAGCATTGTGACTTGGGAGAAAAAGCATTGGTCAAACCCTTATTTATTCAGCAACTGGAAATCCTGGACAGAGAAGAGGAACTTGTCGCCCTGACCTCGCTGTATGTCCACCTGATGGACCAAGCGGATTGGGAGCTGATCTCTCCCGGGCGTGCAGCACAGGAAGGCAAGGCTATTGCCGACAGAATAAGACAAAAGTACGGGCTCGACGTTGAATATACTTATTGCTGGCAATCCGCTGAGGAGACAATAACCGGAATGCTGGAAAATTTCGCGGATCTGACGGCAAGAATCACCACAGTATGCTCGGATTAA
- a CDS encoding FecCD family ABC transporter permease, which translates to MDQQRLKLKMHVFFIIILALLATMVFLLNISAGSVNISLEHIIKILTGHETGNDTYASIVMNIRLPRALATLVGGACLAVAGLLLQIFFRNPIVEPYVLGISSGASLFVGLVVLGGYTFGMTHMTPMFLFGGAFLGAMVVMLVVVLAAKKVRNITTLLIIGLMAGFICSAMTSMLTAFADKEKIHAFMMWTLGSFSGFSWTQVECLYLIGVPFLLMSLLICKPLNAMLFGEKYALSMGLNIKRFRMLVILISSVLTAVITAFAGPVSFVGLAVPHMVRISFGTSDNRVLLPGVILAGALMTGICDLGARMLMAPTELPLSAITSLIGAPIVVYLLLRKGSEL; encoded by the coding sequence ATGGATCAACAAAGACTGAAATTGAAAATGCATGTGTTTTTTATTATTATACTGGCGCTGCTGGCAACAATGGTGTTTCTATTGAATATTTCAGCCGGTTCTGTAAACATCAGCCTGGAACATATTATCAAAATATTGACGGGACATGAAACCGGGAATGACACCTATGCATCGATTGTCATGAACATCCGTCTGCCAAGGGCGTTGGCAACGCTAGTCGGTGGCGCTTGCCTCGCGGTGGCAGGACTTTTGCTGCAAATCTTCTTCAGGAACCCGATCGTAGAACCCTACGTGCTTGGCATCTCATCGGGCGCCAGTCTGTTTGTGGGCCTCGTGGTCTTAGGGGGATATACTTTCGGCATGACGCATATGACGCCGATGTTTCTGTTCGGCGGCGCGTTTCTCGGTGCGATGGTCGTCATGCTGGTTGTGGTATTAGCCGCCAAAAAAGTCAGGAATATCACCACACTGTTAATTATCGGGTTAATGGCGGGATTTATCTGCAGTGCAATGACCAGTATGCTGACAGCGTTTGCCGATAAAGAAAAAATTCATGCGTTTATGATGTGGACGCTGGGGAGCTTTTCCGGTTTTTCCTGGACGCAGGTGGAGTGTCTGTATCTGATCGGTGTTCCGTTCCTGCTGATGTCCTTATTGATTTGCAAACCGCTGAACGCGATGCTTTTCGGAGAAAAATACGCCTTATCGATGGGGTTGAACATCAAACGGTTCCGGATGCTGGTTATCCTGATTTCCAGCGTACTGACCGCGGTAATCACGGCGTTTGCCGGCCCGGTTTCCTTTGTGGGTCTGGCGGTCCCCCATATGGTGAGAATTTCTTTTGGTACTTCCGACAACCGTGTTTTGCTTCCGGGTGTTATCCTGGCAGGCGCGTTAATGACCGGAATTTGTGATTTGGGAGCGCGGATGCTGATGGCACCGACAGAATTGCCGCTGAGCGCGATTACTTCGTTGATTGGCGCGCCGATTGTTGTCTATCTGCTGCTTAGAAAGGGGAGTGAACTGTGA
- a CDS encoding adenosylcobinamide amidohydrolase yields MIIARLATGDQVYKYNRCLVVPFLGKRKVMSTSMHNGGYREDLTAVYNQDVNPGSGRECEHCKPGQEEKIKRFMIDDLGLDYDTVAYMATIVSMDSAAVKTETYDELTVTAIATASLEVNGGRVGEKATSYEKRGKSVSLKPGTINIMVFVNADMTPGCLARSIVTATEAKTAVLQELLAGSLYSSGIATGSGTDNVMIIANAESDNTLTYAGKHGKLGELIGRMVMDAVRESLGKHMGLTRESQHSMLARLKRYGITEKSFGDKCREVCSGVSLADAIGRIHVLDSQDEIVSLTSLYVHLLDQLSWGLLSVKEVEFSGKIILQNLAEHRKTTAEWTACANADQKEWVQAMLDSFVTTVCRGTAAAIQTNQED; encoded by the coding sequence ATGATCATTGCCCGACTTGCTACGGGAGATCAAGTTTACAAGTATAACCGCTGCCTGGTGGTACCTTTCTTAGGAAAGCGCAAGGTCATGAGCACCTCCATGCATAACGGAGGCTACCGTGAAGATTTAACGGCGGTGTATAACCAGGATGTCAACCCGGGTTCCGGCCGGGAATGTGAACATTGCAAACCGGGACAGGAAGAAAAAATCAAGCGGTTTATGATCGACGATCTGGGACTGGATTACGACACAGTGGCCTATATGGCGACCATTGTCTCCATGGACAGCGCTGCCGTCAAAACGGAAACCTATGATGAGCTGACCGTTACCGCCATTGCTACAGCCAGTCTGGAAGTCAACGGCGGACGGGTGGGAGAGAAAGCCACAAGCTATGAAAAACGTGGGAAAAGCGTTAGTCTCAAGCCGGGAACCATTAATATCATGGTTTTTGTCAACGCCGATATGACACCCGGATGCCTGGCACGCAGCATTGTCACAGCTACAGAAGCTAAAACCGCCGTCCTGCAGGAACTGCTGGCCGGAAGTTTGTATTCATCCGGAATTGCCACCGGATCAGGAACAGACAATGTGATGATTATTGCCAATGCGGAATCGGATAATACCTTGACCTATGCCGGGAAGCACGGCAAACTGGGGGAATTGATCGGCCGGATGGTTATGGATGCAGTCAGGGAATCGCTGGGGAAACATATGGGCCTTACCAGAGAGAGCCAGCACAGTATGCTGGCCAGACTGAAACGGTACGGCATCACTGAAAAAAGCTTCGGCGACAAGTGCCGCGAGGTCTGTTCCGGAGTGAGCCTGGCCGATGCAATCGGCCGTATCCATGTGCTGGATTCACAGGATGAAATCGTTTCCTTAACGTCACTTTATGTCCATTTGCTGGATCAATTGTCTTGGGGATTGCTTTCAGTAAAGGAAGTTGAGTTTTCCGGAAAAATTATCTTGCAGAATCTCGCCGAACACCGGAAGACGACAGCGGAATGGACCGCCTGTGCCAATGCGGATCAAAAAGAATGGGTGCAAGCGATGCTGGATTCATTTGTTACGACAGTCTGCCGGGGAACAGCAGCGGCAATTCAAACGAATCAAGAAGATTAA